One Gordonia zhaorongruii DNA segment encodes these proteins:
- a CDS encoding HpcH/HpaI aldolase/citrate lyase family protein: MTVDPWIPAGPALLFCPADRPERYHKALDRADMVILDLEDAVAPGNKASARESLIAEPVPADRAIVRINGAETADHELDLQAVQSTGYRLVMQAKTESAEQVRAHGLQTIALIETPLGATRVEEIAAAPNCVGLMWGAEDLVAGLGGASSRFQPGEADPGTYRDIARYVRSRVRLAAGAFGKAAVDSVHIDIADVEGLAAEVRDAVALGYAATACIHPSQAAHIREGYAPSTEQIDWARKVLAGATDYDGGVFKLDGQMIDGPVLAQARALLQRAD; encoded by the coding sequence ATGACCGTCGACCCGTGGATCCCAGCCGGACCGGCACTGCTGTTCTGCCCGGCAGACCGTCCCGAGCGCTACCACAAGGCGCTCGACCGCGCCGACATGGTGATCCTCGACCTCGAGGATGCGGTGGCGCCCGGCAACAAGGCGTCGGCGCGGGAGTCGCTCATCGCCGAGCCGGTACCGGCCGACCGGGCGATCGTCCGCATCAACGGGGCCGAGACCGCCGACCACGAACTCGATCTGCAGGCCGTGCAGTCCACCGGATACCGGCTGGTGATGCAGGCCAAGACCGAGAGTGCCGAACAGGTGCGGGCGCACGGTCTGCAGACCATCGCGCTCATCGAGACCCCGCTGGGCGCGACGCGCGTGGAGGAGATCGCCGCCGCCCCCAACTGCGTCGGCCTGATGTGGGGCGCAGAGGATCTGGTCGCCGGGCTGGGCGGTGCGTCGAGCCGATTCCAGCCGGGTGAGGCCGACCCGGGGACGTACCGGGACATCGCTCGCTACGTGCGCTCGCGGGTGCGTCTCGCTGCGGGTGCATTCGGTAAGGCCGCGGTCGATTCGGTCCACATCGACATCGCCGACGTGGAGGGTCTGGCCGCCGAAGTCCGGGACGCCGTCGCGCTCGGCTACGCCGCGACCGCCTGCATCCACCCGTCCCAGGCAGCGCACATCCGCGAGGGATACGCGCCGTCTACCGAGCAGATCGACTGGGCGCGCAAGGTTCTGGCAGGCGCCACCGACTACGACGGCGGGGTGTTCAAGCTCGACGGCCAGATGATCGACGGCCCTGTCCTCGCACAGGCGCGCGCTTTGCTTCAGCGCGCTGACTGA
- a CDS encoding carboxyl transferase domain-containing protein, with translation MTSSAQAHLDNVEMLRDRLRVAAAGGGDKARERHVGRGKLLVRDRIDALIDPGTAFLEVAPLAAFEMYDGKAPAAGVVAGIGRIHGRECMIVANDATVSGGTYYPVTVKKHLRAQEVAEANRLPCIYLVDSGGAMLLNQDEVFPDRDHFGRIFYNQANMSAAGIPQISAVLGSSTAGGAYVPAMSDENVIVRDQGTIFLAGPPLVKAATGEDVSAEDLGGGTMHSSVSGVTDHLVDNDEQALAKVREIVRTLGPRIPAQWDVEPTVAPAHDQTDLYDVVPTDPRQPYDVREVIEILADGGEFTEFKADYGTSLITAFAKLHGHPVGIVANNGVLFSESALKGAHFIELCDQRRIPLVFLQNITGFMVGREYEQGGIAKNGAKMVNAVACARVPKFTVMIGGSFGAGNYSMCGRAYSPRFLWMWPNARISVMGGPQAADTLATVRRAGVERAGGEWSSADEESFKEPIRDQFERQSDAYYSTARLWDDGIIDPADTRTVLGLALEACRRSPLPEPRYGVFRM, from the coding sequence ATGACGAGTTCAGCGCAGGCTCATCTCGACAATGTCGAGATGCTCCGGGACCGACTGAGGGTCGCCGCGGCCGGTGGTGGAGACAAGGCCAGAGAACGGCACGTCGGTCGCGGCAAACTGCTCGTGCGCGATCGCATCGACGCCCTCATCGATCCCGGCACGGCCTTCCTCGAAGTGGCGCCGCTCGCCGCGTTCGAGATGTACGACGGAAAGGCGCCCGCCGCGGGGGTCGTCGCCGGAATCGGACGCATCCACGGCCGCGAGTGCATGATCGTGGCCAACGACGCGACCGTCTCCGGCGGCACCTACTACCCGGTGACCGTCAAGAAGCATCTGCGCGCACAGGAGGTCGCCGAAGCCAACCGGCTGCCGTGCATCTACCTCGTCGACTCGGGCGGTGCGATGCTCCTCAACCAGGACGAGGTGTTCCCGGACCGCGATCACTTCGGCCGCATCTTCTACAACCAGGCCAACATGAGCGCCGCCGGGATCCCGCAGATCTCGGCGGTCCTCGGCTCGTCCACCGCGGGCGGTGCGTACGTGCCCGCGATGAGCGACGAGAACGTCATCGTCCGGGATCAGGGCACCATCTTCCTGGCGGGTCCGCCGCTGGTGAAGGCCGCGACCGGGGAGGACGTCAGCGCCGAGGACCTCGGTGGCGGCACCATGCACTCGTCGGTGTCCGGAGTGACCGACCATCTCGTCGACAACGACGAGCAGGCGCTGGCCAAGGTGCGCGAGATCGTCCGGACGCTGGGGCCGCGCATCCCGGCCCAATGGGATGTCGAGCCGACCGTCGCGCCCGCGCACGACCAGACCGACCTGTACGACGTCGTGCCCACCGATCCGCGGCAGCCATACGATGTCCGCGAGGTCATCGAGATCCTGGCCGACGGCGGGGAGTTCACCGAGTTCAAGGCCGACTACGGGACATCGCTGATCACCGCGTTCGCGAAGCTTCACGGCCATCCGGTCGGGATCGTCGCCAACAACGGCGTCCTGTTCAGCGAGTCGGCGCTCAAGGGCGCTCACTTCATCGAGCTCTGCGACCAGCGCCGCATCCCGTTGGTGTTCCTGCAGAACATCACGGGTTTCATGGTGGGTCGCGAATACGAGCAGGGCGGCATCGCCAAGAACGGCGCCAAGATGGTCAATGCCGTCGCCTGCGCTCGAGTCCCCAAGTTCACGGTGATGATCGGCGGATCGTTCGGTGCGGGCAACTACTCGATGTGCGGACGCGCGTACTCGCCCCGATTCCTGTGGATGTGGCCCAATGCCCGCATCTCGGTGATGGGCGGACCGCAGGCAGCAGACACGCTGGCCACTGTGCGCCGAGCAGGCGTGGAGCGCGCCGGCGGGGAGTGGTCCAGTGCCGATGAGGAGTCGTTCAAGGAACCGATCCGTGACCAGTTCGAACGTCAGTCGGACGCGTACTACTCCACCGCCCGGCTCTGGGACGACGGCATCATCGATCCGGCCGACACCCGGACCGTGCTGGGTCTGGCGCTCGAGGCTTGCAGACGTTCGCCGCTCCCCGAACCGCGCTACGGCGTATTCCGGATGTGA
- a CDS encoding AMP-binding protein, translated as MPEQTYTDHDSYTRGEAEPPLLAHTIGATLAETTAAHPEAVALIDAAVDRQWTYSGFRRDVRALAAGLLRQGVRTGDRVGLWAPNRFEWVLTQFAAAEIGAILVVINPSYRRHELAYVLAQSGTTVVLAAERFRDSEYAEMLEDVRDQAPELRQVILFESDEFAALLEDPTEAELTAVDEAAAGLRAEDPINIQYTSGTTGSPKGVTLSHHNIGNNGYLVGELVDYTEADRICLPVPFYHCFGMVMGNLAAISHGSAMVIPGPAFDPQTALEAVEKYRCTSLYGVPTMFIAELALLDSGASFDLSTLRTGIMAGSPCPEAVMRRVIDEMNMEEVSICYGMTETSPVSTQTRTDDPLELRVGTVGRVGPHLEIKIADPITGETLPREETGEFCTRGYSVMQGYWNEPEKTAGAVDGHGWMHTGDLGVMGEDGYARITGRIKDMVIRGGENIYPREIEEFLYTHPDIVDAQVIGVPDAKYGEELMAWIRLREGAAGLDADSLREFAAGKVSRHKIPKYVHVVDEFPMTVTGKVRKVEMREKSIELLGLDT; from the coding sequence ATGCCTGAGCAGACGTACACCGATCACGACTCGTACACGCGCGGAGAGGCCGAGCCGCCGCTGCTCGCGCACACGATCGGCGCCACACTCGCCGAGACGACCGCAGCCCATCCCGAGGCGGTGGCGCTCATCGACGCCGCAGTGGATCGGCAGTGGACGTACTCCGGGTTCCGCCGCGACGTGCGAGCACTCGCCGCGGGTCTGCTGCGGCAGGGGGTGCGCACCGGTGACCGGGTGGGCCTGTGGGCGCCCAACCGTTTCGAGTGGGTGCTCACGCAGTTCGCAGCCGCGGAGATCGGCGCGATCCTGGTGGTGATCAACCCGTCGTACCGACGGCACGAACTCGCGTACGTGCTCGCACAATCGGGTACGACGGTGGTGCTCGCTGCGGAGCGCTTCCGCGACTCCGAGTACGCGGAGATGCTCGAGGACGTGCGCGACCAGGCTCCCGAGCTTCGCCAGGTGATCCTCTTCGAGAGCGACGAGTTCGCCGCGTTGCTGGAGGATCCGACCGAAGCGGAGCTGACGGCTGTCGATGAGGCGGCCGCCGGTCTGCGCGCCGAGGATCCGATCAACATCCAGTACACGTCGGGCACCACGGGCTCGCCGAAGGGCGTCACCCTCTCCCACCACAACATCGGCAACAACGGCTACCTGGTGGGCGAGCTGGTCGATTACACCGAAGCGGACCGCATCTGTCTGCCGGTGCCCTTCTACCACTGCTTCGGCATGGTGATGGGCAATCTGGCAGCCATCTCGCATGGCAGTGCGATGGTCATCCCCGGGCCGGCGTTCGATCCGCAGACGGCGCTCGAGGCCGTGGAGAAGTACCGATGCACGAGTCTGTACGGAGTGCCGACGATGTTCATCGCGGAGCTCGCCCTCCTCGACTCCGGTGCGTCATTCGACCTGTCGACCCTGCGCACCGGCATCATGGCCGGATCGCCGTGCCCCGAGGCGGTGATGCGCCGCGTCATCGACGAGATGAACATGGAGGAGGTGTCGATCTGCTACGGCATGACCGAGACCAGTCCGGTGTCGACGCAGACCCGCACCGACGACCCGCTCGAACTCCGGGTCGGCACGGTGGGACGCGTCGGCCCGCACCTGGAGATCAAGATCGCCGACCCGATCACCGGTGAGACCCTCCCACGCGAAGAGACGGGCGAGTTCTGCACCCGCGGCTACTCGGTGATGCAGGGGTACTGGAACGAACCGGAGAAGACGGCGGGTGCCGTCGACGGTCACGGCTGGATGCACACCGGCGATCTCGGCGTGATGGGGGAGGACGGTTACGCCCGCATCACCGGCCGCATCAAGGACATGGTGATCCGCGGCGGCGAGAACATCTACCCGCGTGAGATCGAGGAGTTCCTCTACACGCACCCGGACATCGTCGACGCACAGGTGATCGGCGTTCCCGATGCCAAGTACGGCGAGGAGCTGATGGCGTGGATCCGCCTGCGCGAAGGGGCTGCGGGCTTAGACGCGGATTCCTTACGCGAGTTCGCTGCGGGAAAGGTGTCGCGCCACAAGATCCCGAAGTACGTCCACGTGGTGGACGAGTTCCCGATGACCGTCACCGGGAAGGTTCGCAAGGTCGAGATGCGCGAGAAGTCCATCGAGCTCCTGGGGCTGGACACGTGA
- a CDS encoding acyl-CoA dehydrogenase family protein, with protein MELTQDHRDLIDSVRHFAQTVVAPVSAKHDHEKTFPYEVVAKMGQMGLFGLPFPEEFGGMGGDYFALALALEELGKVDQSVAITLEAGVGLGAMPIYRFGTQEQKERWLPDLLTARRLAGFGLTEPGAGSDAGATATTAREDGDEWVINGSKQFITNSGTDITSLVTVTAVTGERSDGRKEISTIVVPSDTPGFVAEPPYDKVGWNASDTHPLSFTDVRVPRENLLGERGRGYANFLSILDEGRIAIAGLATGVAQGCVDECVKYASERQSFGKAIAEYQSVSFAIARMEARAHVARMAYYDAAAKMLAGQPFKKEASIAKMVSSEAAMDNARTATQIHGGYGFMNEYLVSRHYRDSKILEIGEGTTEVQLMLIARSLGLPA; from the coding sequence ATGGAATTGACGCAGGACCACAGAGACCTCATCGACAGTGTGCGGCACTTCGCGCAGACGGTGGTCGCACCGGTGTCCGCTAAGCACGACCACGAGAAGACGTTCCCGTACGAGGTCGTGGCGAAGATGGGACAGATGGGCCTGTTCGGCCTGCCGTTCCCCGAGGAGTTCGGCGGCATGGGCGGCGACTACTTCGCGCTCGCACTCGCCCTCGAGGAACTCGGCAAGGTGGACCAGTCGGTGGCCATCACGCTGGAGGCAGGCGTCGGACTCGGAGCGATGCCGATCTACCGGTTCGGCACGCAGGAGCAGAAGGAGCGCTGGCTTCCCGACTTGTTGACCGCGCGCAGGCTCGCCGGCTTCGGGCTCACCGAACCCGGCGCGGGATCCGATGCCGGCGCGACCGCGACGACGGCCCGCGAAGACGGCGACGAGTGGGTGATCAACGGCTCCAAGCAGTTCATCACCAACTCGGGCACCGATATCACCTCGCTTGTCACGGTCACCGCGGTCACCGGTGAGAGATCCGATGGGCGCAAGGAGATCTCGACGATCGTCGTGCCCTCGGACACGCCTGGTTTCGTCGCCGAACCCCCGTACGACAAGGTCGGCTGGAACGCCTCCGACACCCATCCGCTGAGCTTCACCGATGTCCGCGTGCCCCGCGAGAACCTACTCGGCGAGCGCGGCCGCGGCTACGCGAACTTCCTGTCGATCCTCGATGAGGGACGCATCGCGATCGCCGGTCTGGCCACCGGCGTCGCGCAGGGCTGCGTCGACGAGTGCGTCAAGTACGCGAGTGAGCGGCAGTCGTTCGGCAAGGCCATCGCCGAGTACCAGTCGGTGTCGTTCGCGATCGCCCGCATGGAGGCGCGCGCACACGTCGCCCGCATGGCGTACTACGACGCGGCCGCCAAGATGCTGGCCGGACAGCCGTTCAAGAAGGAGGCGTCGATCGCCAAGATGGTGTCGAGCGAGGCTGCGATGGACAACGCGCGCACCGCGACTCAGATTCACGGCGGCTACGGCTTCATGAACGAGTACCTCGTATCCCGTCACTACCGGGATTCGAAGATCCTGGAGATCGGCGAGGGCACCACCGAGGTGCAGCTGATGCTGATCGCCCGCTCGCTGGGACTGCCGGCATGA
- a CDS encoding MaoC family dehydratase, giving the protein MSGDQAAKRIVQRGLWFEEFEDGAVYAHSPGRTVTEADNVLFTTLTMNTQALHLDAAWAAEQPGFGGQRLINSMFTLSTIVGLSVAQLTQGTLVANLGFSEIAFPAPLFAGDTLYGETECNGKRVSSSRPGEGIVNLTHIGRNQHGEIVARAARATLVRLRPDSPTN; this is encoded by the coding sequence ATGAGTGGGGATCAGGCGGCCAAGCGGATCGTCCAGCGCGGTCTGTGGTTCGAGGAGTTCGAGGACGGTGCCGTGTACGCGCACAGTCCCGGCCGGACAGTGACCGAAGCGGACAATGTCCTGTTCACCACCCTGACGATGAACACGCAGGCACTGCATCTGGATGCGGCGTGGGCCGCGGAGCAGCCCGGGTTCGGCGGGCAGCGACTCATCAACTCGATGTTCACGCTCTCGACGATCGTCGGGCTCTCGGTCGCGCAGTTGACGCAGGGGACCCTCGTCGCGAACCTCGGATTCAGTGAGATCGCCTTCCCCGCGCCGCTGTTCGCGGGAGACACTCTGTACGGGGAGACCGAATGCAACGGGAAGCGAGTCTCGTCGTCGAGGCCGGGGGAGGGCATCGTGAACCTCACGCACATCGGCCGCAATCAGCATGGCGAGATCGTGGCACGGGCCGCGCGGGCAACGCTCGTCCGGCTCCGCCCGGATTCGCCGACCAACTAG
- a CDS encoding acetyl/propionyl/methylcrotonyl-CoA carboxylase subunit alpha: MKTIRKVLVANRGEIAVRVIETLHRMGIESVAVYSDADATAPHVRAAGEAVRLGPAAATQSYLDIEKVIAAARATGADAVHPGYGFLSENQSFASALAESGIVFIGPPSSAIATMGDKITARDAVTARGVPVVPGLSRPGLTDEDLIAAAPDIGFPVLIKPSAGGGGKGMHRVTDPAELPAALVTARREAGAAFGDDSLFLEHFVLTPRHIEVQVLADEHGNVVHLGERECSLQRRHQKVIEEAPSALLDEATRSRIGQAACDAARSVGYTGAGTVEFIVSARSPEDFFFMEMNTRLQVEHPVTEMVTGYDLVEQQVRIARGEQLAFSQDDVTLTGHSIEARVYAEDPAQGFLPTGGRITDLKWVARPIRSAAPASGLARIDSGVEAGSVVGSDYDPMLAKVIVHGADRAEAIDKLDEALAQTRLTGVVTNIDFCRFVLGQDAVRAGELDTELLDRLVVDYAAPAPSPQALVAASLGGLDLGTADDLWSSAHGFRIGTPSPFVSRLAVDARHYTVSSVLRPSADASSLAADVTVESVAGEASDGQAKGGEAKGGEESETQTWQAPVRMTPLPDGSIALACDGVRQRWVVRTDRAAGIRWVAGDAGTWLVHAIRALADAEDEDAVGDVTSPMPGTVVAVPGNSGDTVAAGEPLVVVEAMKMEHTLKAPIDGVARIDVKPGDKVSSAQLLAHVAPPES; the protein is encoded by the coding sequence ATGAAGACCATTCGCAAGGTGCTCGTCGCGAACCGCGGTGAGATCGCGGTCCGCGTGATCGAGACGTTGCACCGCATGGGCATCGAGTCCGTCGCCGTGTACTCGGACGCCGACGCCACCGCGCCCCACGTACGCGCTGCGGGGGAGGCCGTCCGACTCGGACCCGCCGCCGCGACGCAGAGCTACCTGGACATCGAGAAGGTGATCGCCGCCGCCCGTGCCACCGGCGCCGATGCGGTGCATCCCGGATACGGTTTCCTATCGGAGAATCAATCGTTCGCCTCGGCGCTCGCGGAATCGGGCATCGTCTTCATCGGTCCGCCGTCGTCGGCCATCGCCACCATGGGTGACAAGATCACCGCTCGGGACGCGGTGACAGCACGCGGAGTTCCGGTGGTGCCGGGACTCTCGCGCCCGGGTCTGACCGACGAGGATCTGATCGCCGCGGCACCGGACATCGGATTCCCGGTCCTCATCAAACCGAGTGCGGGCGGTGGAGGCAAGGGCATGCACCGGGTGACCGATCCGGCCGAGCTGCCTGCCGCACTCGTCACGGCGCGCCGCGAAGCCGGCGCGGCGTTCGGCGACGACTCGCTGTTCCTCGAGCATTTCGTGCTGACCCCGCGCCACATCGAGGTGCAGGTCCTGGCCGACGAGCACGGCAACGTCGTGCACCTCGGCGAGCGCGAGTGCTCACTGCAGCGCCGCCACCAGAAGGTGATCGAGGAGGCCCCGTCAGCACTGCTCGACGAGGCGACCCGATCCCGGATCGGTCAGGCGGCGTGCGATGCGGCACGCAGTGTCGGCTACACGGGTGCGGGAACGGTGGAGTTCATCGTGTCGGCACGCTCACCCGAGGACTTCTTCTTCATGGAGATGAACACCCGCCTGCAGGTGGAGCATCCGGTGACCGAGATGGTCACCGGGTACGACCTGGTGGAGCAGCAGGTGCGCATCGCGCGCGGCGAGCAGCTGGCGTTCTCGCAGGACGACGTCACGTTGACCGGGCACTCGATCGAGGCCCGCGTGTACGCGGAGGATCCGGCACAGGGATTCCTGCCGACGGGTGGCCGGATCACCGATCTGAAATGGGTCGCCAGGCCGATCCGGTCAGCCGCTCCCGCATCAGGACTGGCACGCATCGACAGCGGTGTGGAAGCGGGCAGCGTGGTCGGGAGCGACTACGACCCGATGCTCGCCAAGGTGATCGTGCACGGCGCCGATCGTGCCGAAGCCATCGACAAGCTCGACGAGGCGCTCGCGCAGACACGCCTCACCGGAGTGGTCACCAACATCGACTTCTGCCGCTTCGTGCTCGGACAGGACGCGGTGCGGGCGGGGGAGCTGGACACCGAACTCCTCGACCGGCTCGTCGTCGACTACGCCGCCCCGGCCCCGTCGCCGCAGGCACTGGTCGCGGCGTCGCTCGGCGGACTCGACCTGGGCACCGCCGACGACCTGTGGTCGAGCGCGCACGGCTTCCGCATCGGGACGCCGTCGCCGTTCGTGTCACGGCTGGCGGTGGACGCACGGCACTACACGGTGTCTTCGGTTCTGCGACCGTCCGCCGACGCGTCGTCGCTGGCCGCCGACGTGACCGTGGAGAGCGTCGCAGGCGAGGCGAGTGACGGTCAGGCGAAGGGCGGCGAGGCGAAGGGCGGCGAGGAGAGCGAGACGCAGACCTGGCAGGCGCCGGTGCGGATGACACCGCTGCCCGACGGTTCCATCGCGCTCGCCTGCGACGGTGTCCGCCAGCGCTGGGTGGTCCGCACGGACCGTGCGGCCGGTATCCGCTGGGTGGCCGGTGACGCCGGAACCTGGCTGGTGCACGCCATCCGCGCACTCGCCGATGCCGAAGACGAAGACGCAGTGGGGGATGTGACGAGCCCGATGCCGGGGACCGTCGTGGCGGTGCCGGGGAACTCGGGGGACACCGTGGCCGCCGGGGAGCCGCTCGTGGTCGTCGAGGCGATGAAGATGGAGCACACGCTCAAGGCCCCGATCGACGGCGTGGCGCGCATCGATGTGAAACCGGGCGACAAGGTGTCGTCCGCACAACTGCTGGCACACGTGGCGCCACCCGAATCATGA